A part of Planococcus sp. MB-3u-03 genomic DNA contains:
- a CDS encoding transglutaminase family protein: MKPRTDECQRLLSYRADITPATLTTNHVDIFGNNVETFFIAEHHQHLEVKATSIVSIQKSPFIHRIDYSPEMNVIFHSQLFAEHYMAYLSNTAYTYMLPEQMELVDRELGDMSNPVQYSIDVMEYLFDHFTYDGDSTTVTTTASESFNLKKGVCQDITHVMLGILRSKNIPARYVSGYLYVGEDSALVGDAASHAWVEVMVPGIGWVGLDPTNNVEALENHIRVGTGRDYNDVSPVQGVYRGGSQSLDVKVSVSLLDQ; the protein is encoded by the coding sequence TTGAAACCGAGAACGGATGAATGCCAGCGCCTTCTGTCGTACCGTGCGGACATCACACCGGCAACATTGACGACAAATCATGTGGACATCTTCGGCAATAATGTCGAGACATTCTTTATCGCCGAACACCACCAGCACCTCGAAGTGAAGGCAACATCCATTGTCAGCATTCAGAAAAGCCCGTTTATCCACCGTATCGATTATTCGCCGGAGATGAACGTCATTTTCCATTCCCAATTATTTGCCGAACACTATATGGCGTATTTGAGCAACACTGCATATACGTATATGTTGCCAGAGCAAATGGAATTGGTTGATCGAGAACTCGGGGACATGAGCAATCCGGTGCAATACTCTATCGACGTAATGGAATATTTATTCGATCATTTCACTTATGACGGCGATTCAACGACCGTTACGACAACAGCGAGTGAATCGTTCAACCTGAAAAAAGGCGTGTGCCAAGACATTACGCACGTTATGCTCGGCATCTTGCGCAGCAAAAACATCCCAGCGCGCTATGTCAGCGGCTATCTCTACGTTGGGGAAGATTCCGCGCTTGTCGGTGACGCAGCGAGCCACGCTTGGGTTGAAGTCATGGTGCCGGGCATCGGCTGGGTCGGGCTCGATCCAACGAATAACGTAGAAGCGCTGGAAAACCATATCCGCGTTGGCACAGGACGTGATTACAACGATGTCAGTCCAGTCCAGGGCGTCTATAGAGGCGGCAGCCAATCGCTCGATGTGAAAGTCTCCGTCAGCTTGCTCGACCAATAA